In the genome of Deinococcus sp. YIM 134068, one region contains:
- a CDS encoding barstar family protein: protein MINVFSAPPQGIQTAPHDPRIVAAGYQVSVREIDLSNVRDKEGLMLAVLRGLALTESFGRNWDALYDVLTDPQSRPTRFAVVLCDYEHFRKRNKNLGAELEAVLLDAQRDAARQGRSLWLLAEEPASDPRAW, encoded by the coding sequence GTGATCAACGTCTTCAGCGCCCCGCCGCAGGGCATCCAGACGGCCCCGCACGACCCGCGCATCGTTGCCGCCGGGTATCAGGTCTCCGTGCGCGAGATCGACCTCTCGAACGTGCGCGACAAGGAGGGCCTGATGCTCGCCGTCCTGCGCGGCCTGGCGCTGACCGAGAGCTTCGGGCGCAACTGGGACGCCCTGTACGACGTGCTCACCGATCCCCAGTCCCGCCCCACCCGCTTCGCCGTCGTGCTGTGCGACTACGAGCACTTCCGCAAGCGCAATAAGAATCTCGGCGCTGAACTGGAGGCCGTGTTGCTCGACGCCCAGCGCGACGCCGCCCGGCAGGGCCGCTCACTGTGGCTGCTGGCGGAGGAACCGGCGAGCGACCCTCGGGCGTGGTAG
- a CDS encoding class I SAM-dependent methyltransferase has protein sequence MHWSHSFYERQDALTGCYHAPIHTHHTTLASRVTAHRGGPGTLLELGAGGGQFAVAAALTGYRVTALELMPGGSEHTHQLAAEHGVTVRTLTADFYTADPGGPFDTVCYWDGFGIGEDDDQRRLLSRVAGWLAPGGTAYVDVYTPWYWARHAGFTRRTETFTQTYGFDADGCRMLDTYAPNGEEPFTQSLRCYSPADLRLLLSDTGLTLAEVWPGGAYDPGAGIYHPQVSLSEAMTFTAVLIPHS, from the coding sequence ATGCACTGGTCCCACTCATTTTACGAGCGGCAGGACGCCCTCACCGGCTGTTATCACGCTCCCATCCACACCCATCACACGACGCTCGCCTCTCGGGTCACGGCGCACCGGGGAGGGCCGGGCACGCTGCTGGAACTCGGCGCGGGCGGGGGGCAATTTGCCGTCGCCGCCGCGCTCACCGGGTATCGGGTGACGGCGCTGGAATTGATGCCGGGGGGAAGTGAACATACTCACCAACTCGCCGCCGAGCACGGAGTTACGGTGCGGACGCTGACGGCGGATTTCTACACCGCCGACCCCGGCGGCCCCTTCGACACCGTGTGCTACTGGGACGGCTTCGGCATCGGGGAGGACGACGATCAACGCCGTCTCCTCTCGCGGGTGGCGGGGTGGCTCGCGCCGGGCGGAACGGCCTACGTGGACGTGTATACGCCGTGGTACTGGGCACGGCACGCGGGCTTTACCCGACGGACGGAGACATTCACCCAGACCTACGGCTTCGACGCGGACGGCTGCCGGATGCTGGACACCTACGCGCCCAATGGCGAGGAACCGTTCACCCAGTCTCTCCGTTGCTATAGCCCCGCCGACCTGCGCCTGCTGCTCTCCGACACCGGGCTGACGCTGGCAGAGGTGTGGCCGGGCGGTGCCTACGACCCCGGCGCGGGCATCTACCACCCACAGGTTTCTCTCAGCGAGGCGATGACGTTCACGGCGGTTCTCATCCCTCACTCCTAA
- the tsaD gene encoding tRNA (adenosine(37)-N6)-threonylcarbamoyltransferase complex transferase subunit TsaD, which translates to MSGPRHILGIDTSCDDTGVGVVELAPDGSVRVLANRVWSQTVHAQYGGVMPELASREHMERIDAVMGGALAEAGLSVGDLDAVAATSGPGLVGALLVGLMYGKGLAQALGIPFYAAHHLEGHIYAAASEADLIAPYLALVVSGGHTHLFDVPRDGEYVLVGATRDDAAGEAFDKIARLAGLGYPGGPAISEAALRGNPDAVPFKEPLQGQKGFDFSFSGLKTAALLAHKAGANPEDLAAGFERAAVRFLVRTTLRAAQAHGRETVVVSGGVAANRALREAFAASGVRAVFPGQGLNTDNGAMIALAGAAAIRAGRSSSPLSEGAVAYAPLANA; encoded by the coding sequence ATGAGCGGCCCCCGGCACATCCTCGGCATCGACACTTCCTGCGACGACACGGGGGTAGGCGTGGTGGAACTCGCGCCGGATGGCTCGGTGCGGGTGCTCGCCAACCGGGTCTGGTCGCAAACGGTCCACGCCCAGTACGGCGGTGTCATGCCCGAACTGGCGAGCCGCGAGCACATGGAGCGCATCGACGCGGTGATGGGGGGCGCGCTGGCCGAGGCGGGTCTGAGCGTCGGTGACTTGGATGCGGTCGCCGCCACCTCCGGCCCCGGCCTCGTCGGCGCGCTTCTCGTGGGTTTGATGTACGGCAAGGGATTGGCTCAGGCACTCGGTATTCCCTTCTACGCGGCGCATCACCTGGAGGGGCACATCTACGCGGCGGCCTCGGAGGCGGACCTCATCGCCCCCTACCTCGCCCTCGTGGTGAGCGGTGGGCACACGCACCTCTTCGACGTGCCGCGTGACGGCGAGTATGTCCTCGTGGGCGCGACGCGGGACGACGCGGCGGGCGAGGCGTTCGACAAGATTGCGCGGCTGGCGGGGCTGGGGTATCCGGGCGGCCCGGCGATCAGCGAGGCGGCCCTGAGAGGCAATCCCGACGCTGTGCCCTTCAAGGAACCCTTGCAGGGGCAGAAGGGTTTCGACTTCTCCTTCAGCGGCCTGAAGACGGCGGCGCTGCTCGCGCACAAGGCGGGAGCCAACCCCGAAGACCTCGCCGCCGGATTCGAGCGGGCCGCCGTGCGCTTCCTCGTGAGGACGACGCTGCGGGCCGCGCAAGCTCACGGGCGAGAAACGGTCGTCGTCTCCGGTGGGGTGGCGGCGAACCGGGCGCTGCGTGAGGCGTTCGCGGCGAGTGGCGTGCGGGCCGTCTTTCCCGGCCAGGGCCTGAACACCGACAACGGGGCGATGATCGCGCTGGCGGGGGCGGCGGCGATTCGGGCGGGCCGCTCGTCAAGTCCGCTCAGCGAGGGGGCCGTGGCCTACGCGCCGCTGGCGAACGCCTGA
- a CDS encoding type II toxin-antitoxin system VapC family toxin yields MFLLDTNVVSEEMNRRPDPSVVAWMQRVELETAFLSVISLGEIERGIASLERRAGGPTRRSRELAEWLTLALLPRFEGRILHVTLPIARRWGRMLDEQAGKGLPPPWGDTMIAATAAQHGLTVATRNTADFQALGVPFLNPWEE; encoded by the coding sequence TTGTTCCTTCTCGATACGAATGTCGTCAGCGAGGAGATGAACCGCCGCCCCGACCCCTCGGTGGTCGCCTGGATGCAACGGGTCGAACTGGAAACCGCATTTCTCAGCGTCATCTCGCTGGGTGAGATCGAACGTGGCATCGCCTCACTCGAACGGCGCGCGGGTGGACCGACACGGCGCAGCCGGGAACTGGCCGAGTGGCTCACGCTCGCCCTCCTCCCACGTTTCGAGGGGCGTATCCTGCACGTCACCCTGCCCATCGCCCGGCGCTGGGGACGGATGCTCGACGAGCAGGCCGGAAAGGGACTTCCCCCACCCTGGGGCGACACCATGATCGCCGCCACCGCCGCACAGCACGGCTTGACGGTTGCTACCCGCAACACCGCTGACTTTCAGGCCCTCGGTGTCCCGTTCCTCAACCCCTGGGAGGAGTGA
- a CDS encoding type II toxin-antitoxin system Phd/YefM family antitoxin, with translation MTRTVDVAEFAAQMAELLREAEAGETIVITREGRPAVHLQRAETTAEPAGAPGVGTTLWDALKDAPKARTAEEELIIDRKADLWRNDHFEFDPE, from the coding sequence GTGACCAGAACCGTGGATGTGGCCGAGTTCGCCGCGCAGATGGCGGAGTTGTTGCGGGAGGCCGAGGCGGGGGAAACCATCGTGATCACGCGGGAGGGCAGGCCCGCCGTTCATCTTCAAAGGGCGGAGACGACGGCTGAGCCTGCGGGGGCACCTGGGGTCGGAACAACGCTTTGGGACGCTCTGAAAGACGCTCCGAAAGCGAGAACTGCCGAGGAGGAGCTGATCATCGACCGGAAGGCCGACCTCTGGCGAAACGATCACTTCGAGTTTGACCCGGAGTGA
- the secA gene encoding preprotein translocase subunit SecA: protein MFRVLNKVFDNNQRDVQRIVKTVVQPVNALEEETMRVEDLAAAFMDLRRRVQEGGESLDDVIVPAFALIREAGRRSIGKRHYDVQLVGGAALHQGRIAEMRTGEGKTLVATLALALNALEGRGTHLVTVNDYLARVGAEEMGLLYRTLGLTVGLASRDMQPHQRQAAYACDITYVTNSELGFDYLRDNMAQSREQLVLREGHPLNFAIVDEVDSILIDEARTPLIISGAAEKATDLYYVYAKLIRRLQRGEPAEPGKRTEPTGDYTIDEKGKQVHITEGGITKIERLLSLGDLYSPENMDKAHMITQAIRARELYQREKDYIVNAEGEVVIIDEFTGRSMPGRRYGEGLHQAIEAKEGVKIENENQTLATITYQNFFRLYGKFAGMTGTAKTEEKEFLDIYGSDVLVIPTNRPIVRKDADDLVYRSRMGKYNAVVEEVKEMHATGRPVLIGTASIVTSEQLSELLTQAGIPHSVLNAKYEAQEASIIAQAGRSGTVTIATNMAGRGTDIKLGGDAEFILGEAIEGQLGMSRFAPEVENFIKAISRQDPEAERLGLLIPGVTPDFIRQAQQLQADTIADHARVQEIGGLHIIGTERHESRRIDNQLRGRAGRQGDPGSSRFYVSFEDDLMRLFANDRVVAMMDRLGMDDTQPIEAKMVTGAIERAQARVEDRNFGIRKQLLEFDNVMSKQRDTVYAQRREVLLGADEDVEESTEGMIADFTEMQLATHAPADQAAETWDLETLRTNMLDAVPQLETYDFEALRGMAPDAAHAHLLNAVADTFDARREELSPTMLNSLSRYVLLQVVDQHWKEHLHGMDVLRQGIGLRGYGQRDPFTEYKFEATNMFNDMIDTLKGEVTKFVFRMQFGQAS, encoded by the coding sequence ATGTTTCGTGTCCTGAACAAGGTGTTCGACAACAACCAGCGCGACGTGCAGCGCATCGTCAAGACGGTGGTGCAGCCCGTGAACGCGCTGGAGGAAGAGACGATGAGGGTGGAGGACCTCGCGGCGGCCTTTATGGACCTGCGCCGCCGGGTGCAGGAGGGCGGGGAGTCGCTCGACGACGTGATCGTGCCCGCCTTCGCCCTGATCCGGGAGGCGGGCCGCCGCTCCATCGGCAAGCGACATTACGACGTGCAGCTCGTCGGCGGGGCGGCCTTGCACCAGGGCCGCATCGCCGAGATGCGAACCGGCGAGGGCAAGACGCTCGTCGCCACGCTGGCGCTGGCCCTCAACGCGCTGGAGGGCCGGGGCACCCACCTCGTCACCGTGAACGACTACCTCGCCCGCGTCGGGGCCGAGGAGATGGGCCTGCTGTACCGCACGCTGGGCCTCACCGTCGGCCTCGCCAGCCGCGACATGCAGCCGCACCAGCGCCAGGCCGCCTACGCCTGTGACATCACCTACGTCACCAACTCGGAACTCGGCTTCGACTACCTGCGCGACAACATGGCCCAGAGCCGTGAACAGCTCGTGCTGCGCGAGGGGCACCCCCTCAACTTCGCCATCGTGGACGAGGTGGACTCCATCCTGATCGACGAGGCCAGAACGCCGCTCATCATCTCGGGCGCGGCGGAGAAGGCCACCGACCTCTATTACGTCTATGCCAAGCTGATCCGCCGCCTGCAACGGGGCGAACCCGCCGAACCCGGCAAGCGCACCGAGCCGACGGGCGACTACACCATCGACGAGAAGGGCAAGCAGGTCCACATCACCGAGGGCGGCATCACCAAGATCGAGCGGCTGCTCTCGCTGGGCGACCTCTACAGCCCCGAGAACATGGACAAGGCGCACATGATCACCCAGGCGATCCGGGCGCGCGAGCTGTACCAGCGCGAGAAGGACTACATCGTGAACGCCGAGGGCGAGGTCGTCATCATCGACGAGTTCACCGGGCGCTCCATGCCGGGCCGCCGCTACGGCGAGGGGCTGCACCAGGCCATCGAGGCGAAGGAGGGCGTCAAGATCGAGAACGAGAACCAGACGCTCGCCACGATCACCTACCAGAACTTCTTCCGCCTGTACGGCAAGTTCGCGGGCATGACGGGCACCGCCAAGACCGAGGAGAAGGAGTTCCTCGACATCTACGGCTCGGACGTGCTCGTGATCCCCACGAACAGGCCCATCGTCCGCAAGGATGCCGACGACCTCGTGTACCGCTCGCGGATGGGCAAGTACAACGCGGTCGTGGAGGAGGTCAAGGAGATGCACGCGACCGGGCGGCCCGTGTTGATCGGCACGGCGAGCATCGTCACCTCGGAGCAACTGAGCGAGCTGCTGACCCAGGCGGGTATCCCGCACAGCGTCCTCAACGCCAAGTACGAGGCGCAGGAGGCGAGCATCATCGCGCAGGCGGGTCGCTCGGGCACCGTCACCATCGCCACGAACATGGCCGGGCGCGGTACCGACATCAAGCTGGGCGGCGACGCCGAGTTCATCCTGGGCGAGGCCATCGAGGGGCAGCTCGGCATGAGCCGCTTCGCCCCCGAGGTCGAGAATTTCATCAAGGCGATCAGCCGTCAGGACCCCGAGGCCGAGCGGCTGGGGCTGCTCATCCCCGGCGTCACCCCCGACTTCATCCGGCAGGCGCAGCAGCTTCAGGCCGACACCATCGCCGACCATGCCCGCGTGCAGGAGATCGGCGGGCTGCACATCATCGGCACCGAGAGGCACGAGTCGCGCCGGATCGACAACCAGCTCCGGGGCCGCGCGGGGCGTCAGGGCGACCCCGGCTCCAGCCGCTTCTACGTCTCGTTCGAGGACGACCTGATGCGCCTGTTCGCCAACGACCGCGTGGTGGCGATGATGGACCGCCTCGGCATGGACGACACCCAGCCCATCGAGGCGAAGATGGTGACGGGGGCCATCGAGCGGGCGCAGGCGCGGGTGGAGGACCGCAACTTCGGCATCCGCAAGCAACTGCTGGAGTTCGACAACGTGATGAGCAAGCAGCGCGACACGGTGTACGCCCAGCGCCGCGAGGTGCTGCTCGGGGCCGACGAGGACGTGGAGGAGTCGACCGAGGGCATGATCGCCGACTTCACGGAGATGCAGCTCGCCACCCACGCGCCCGCCGATCAGGCCGCCGAGACGTGGGACCTGGAGACCCTGCGGACGAACATGCTCGACGCCGTGCCCCAACTGGAGACGTACGACTTCGAGGCCCTGCGCGGCATGGCCCCCGACGCGGCGCATGCCCACCTCCTGAACGCCGTCGCCGACACCTTCGACGCCCGCCGGGAGGAACTCAGCCCCACGATGCTCAACTCCCTCTCGCGCTACGTCCTCCTGCAAGTCGTGGACCAGCACTGGAAAGAGCACCTGCACGGCATGGACGTGCTGCGGCAGGGCATCGGCCTGCGCGGCTACGGCCAGCGCGACCCCTTCACGGAGTACAAGTTCGAGGCGACGAACATGTTCAACGACATGATCGATACCCTCAAGGGCGAAGTGACGAAGTTCGTGTTCAGGATGCAGTTCGGTCAGGCGAGCTGA
- a CDS encoding class I SAM-dependent rRNA methyltransferase, producing the protein MTRKASKLAGVTLKPGAVRRTLGRYPFGHAGDIGDADAGIAAGEVVDVRAPDGSVVGRGYFNPEGATPLRMLTWTREDIDLNFYRARVRAALARRAGRVVDTDGLRVLHAEADGMPGVVADRFGDVLGVQLRNAGVERHRDLILRALREETGATSAYERSDTGERRREGLDLRSGVLWGDVPERVTFHEDDLALHFSPLDAQKTGFFLDQRDNRRLLRSLVRPGEGFLDVYSYTGGFSLHAARAGAKPVAIDKDQVALGVLEREARENGVSVGVRWGDALETLTALEREGRSFGAAVLDPPTLAKRREDVPRAKRIFTDGTSRALRMLRPGGHLLVSTCAHYIGVGDLLDAARVAAGEAGCDAEVVTVTYQPADHPHLLSVPESLYLKSLLLRKEE; encoded by the coding sequence ATGACCAGAAAGGCGAGCAAGCTGGCGGGCGTGACGCTCAAACCGGGCGCGGTGCGGCGCACTCTTGGCCGCTACCCCTTCGGGCACGCCGGGGACATCGGGGACGCGGACGCGGGCATCGCGGCGGGCGAGGTCGTGGACGTGCGGGCACCGGACGGCTCCGTGGTCGGGCGCGGCTACTTCAACCCGGAGGGGGCCACCCCCCTGCGGATGCTGACGTGGACGCGGGAGGACATCGACCTGAACTTCTACCGCGCTCGGGTGCGGGCGGCGCTGGCGCGGCGGGCGGGGCGGGTCGTGGACACCGACGGCCTGCGCGTTCTGCACGCCGAGGCGGACGGGATGCCCGGCGTGGTGGCCGACCGCTTCGGGGACGTGCTGGGCGTGCAGCTTCGCAACGCGGGGGTGGAGCGCCACCGTGACCTCATCCTGCGGGCGCTGCGCGAGGAGACGGGCGCGACCTCCGCCTATGAGCGGAGCGACACGGGCGAGCGCCGCCGCGAGGGGCTGGACCTCCGCTCCGGCGTCCTGTGGGGCGACGTGCCGGAGCGCGTGACCTTTCACGAGGACGACCTCGCGCTGCACTTCAGCCCGCTGGACGCGCAGAAGACGGGCTTTTTCCTCGACCAGCGCGACAACCGCCGCCTGCTGCGCTCGCTCGTCCGTCCGGGCGAGGGCTTTCTCGACGTGTACTCGTACACCGGGGGCTTCTCTCTGCACGCGGCGCGGGCGGGGGCCAAACCCGTCGCCATCGACAAGGATCAGGTCGCGCTCGGTGTGCTGGAACGCGAGGCACGCGAGAACGGGGTGAGTGTCGGCGTGCGCTGGGGCGACGCGCTGGAAACCCTGACGGCGCTGGAGCGTGAGGGCCGGAGCTTCGGGGCGGCGGTGCTGGACCCCCCCACCCTCGCCAAGCGGCGGGAGGACGTGCCGCGCGCCAAGCGCATCTTCACGGACGGCACGAGCCGCGCCCTGCGGATGCTGCGGCCCGGCGGGCATCTCCTCGTGAGCACCTGCGCGCACTACATCGGGGTGGGCGACCTGCTCGACGCCGCCCGCGTCGCCGCCGGGGAGGCCGGGTGCGATGCCGAGGTCGTCACCGTCACCTACCAGCCCGCCGACCATCCCCACCTGTTGAGCGTGCCCGAAAGCCTCTACCTCAAGAGCCTGCTGCTTCGCAAGGAGGAGTAA
- a CDS encoding aldo/keto reductase — protein sequence MDYTKLGSTGLDVSRICLGCMGFGDPERWIHKWVLGEEESRPVIQKAVELGINFFDTANVYSLGVSEEILGRALRDFANRDEVVIATKLHGRMREGPNGGGLSRKAIMSEIDHSLKRLGTDYVDLYQIHRWDPHTPIEETMEALHDVVKAGKARYIGASAMWAWQFQRALHVAERHGWTRFVSMQDHLNLIYREEEREMLPLCRAEGIGVIPYSPLASGRLTRDWSSESTLRSETDQIARSKYGATEGTDRQIVERVADLAGKLGVPRVHIALAWLLQKQPVTAPIIGATKIRHLEDAVGALSVKLMQEEVTSLEEPYVPHPIVGHQ from the coding sequence ATGGACTACACGAAGCTGGGAAGCACCGGACTGGACGTGTCCCGCATCTGCCTCGGCTGCATGGGGTTCGGGGACCCGGAACGCTGGATTCACAAATGGGTCCTGGGCGAGGAGGAGAGCCGCCCAGTCATCCAGAAAGCCGTCGAGTTGGGCATCAACTTCTTCGATACCGCCAACGTCTATTCCCTCGGGGTGAGCGAGGAGATTCTTGGGCGAGCCTTGCGGGACTTCGCCAACCGGGATGAGGTCGTCATCGCCACCAAGCTGCACGGCAGGATGCGTGAGGGGCCGAACGGCGGCGGGCTGTCGCGCAAGGCGATCATGAGCGAGATCGACCACAGCCTGAAGCGGCTGGGCACGGACTACGTGGACCTCTACCAGATTCATCGCTGGGACCCCCACACGCCCATCGAGGAGACGATGGAGGCCCTGCATGACGTGGTAAAGGCGGGGAAGGCACGTTATATCGGGGCCTCCGCCATGTGGGCGTGGCAGTTCCAGCGGGCATTGCACGTCGCCGAGCGGCACGGCTGGACGCGCTTCGTCTCGATGCAGGACCACCTGAACCTGATCTACCGGGAGGAGGAACGGGAGATGCTGCCGCTGTGCCGCGCGGAGGGCATCGGCGTGATTCCCTACAGCCCGCTCGCCTCCGGGCGACTGACGCGCGACTGGTCGTCGGAGAGCACGCTCCGTTCCGAGACCGATCAGATCGCCAGGAGCAAGTACGGCGCGACCGAGGGCACGGACCGGCAGATCGTGGAACGGGTGGCGGACTTAGCCGGGAAGCTCGGTGTTCCGCGCGTCCATATCGCGCTCGCCTGGCTCCTCCAGAAGCAGCCGGTGACGGCACCGATCATCGGGGCGACGAAGATCAGGCACCTGGAGGATGCGGTGGGTGCGCTGTCCGTGAAACTGATGCAGGAAGAGGTCACGTCCCTGGAAGAGCCGTACGTGCCCCATCCCATCGTCGGGCATCAGTAG
- a CDS encoding inorganic diphosphatase yields the protein MRPDLTVYLGQRVRVVVDRPLGSVHPRWPDLVYPVNYGELPGTMSGDGAPIDVYLLGWTEPVREAEGVVVAVILRTDDVEDKLIVAREGTTWTDAEIMGAVFFQERFFDSRLVR from the coding sequence ATGAGGCCGGACCTCACCGTTTACCTCGGCCAGCGGGTGCGCGTCGTCGTGGACCGCCCGCTGGGCAGCGTGCATCCGCGCTGGCCGGACCTCGTGTACCCGGTGAATTACGGAGAACTGCCGGGCACCATGAGCGGGGATGGCGCACCCATCGACGTTTATCTCCTCGGCTGGACGGAACCTGTGCGGGAGGCCGAGGGCGTCGTGGTCGCCGTTATCCTCCGCACCGATGACGTGGAGGACAAGCTGATCGTGGCGCGGGAGGGCACGACTTGGACGGATGCGGAGATCATGGGGGCCGTCTTCTTTCAGGAGCGGTTCTTCGACTCGCGGCTCGTGCGTTAA
- a CDS encoding SDR family oxidoreductase, with protein MTASERPVTLITGATGGIGMALARELSGTHDLILQGRDPERLAALCAEVEGATPLPLDLTRPETFGAALADLGRVTNIIHNAGVVELGAVSEQEHAVWTHTLAVNVVAPAELTRLLLPHVRAERGTVVFINSGAGLRANPGWASYAASKFALKALADALRDEEAPHGVRVTTVYPGRTATPMQRKVRTQEGAEYDPGEFIDPATVAATVRFVLEAPRDATLPDVSVRPGPR; from the coding sequence ATGACAGCTTCAGAGCGGCCCGTGACACTCATCACCGGGGCGACGGGCGGCATCGGCATGGCGCTCGCGCGGGAACTCTCGGGGACTCACGACCTCATCTTGCAGGGGCGGGACCCGGAAAGGCTCGCCGCCCTCTGCGCCGAGGTGGAGGGGGCGACGCCGCTGCCGCTCGATCTCACGCGCCCGGAGACGTTCGGGGCGGCTCTGGCGGACCTCGGACGGGTCACGAACATCATCCATAACGCGGGCGTCGTCGAGTTGGGTGCCGTGAGTGAGCAGGAACACGCGGTCTGGACGCATACCCTCGCGGTGAACGTGGTCGCCCCCGCCGAGCTGACCCGGCTGCTGTTGCCTCACGTGCGGGCCGAGCGGGGTACGGTCGTCTTCATCAACAGCGGGGCGGGCCTGCGCGCCAACCCCGGCTGGGCGAGCTACGCGGCGAGCAAGTTCGCCCTGAAAGCACTGGCCGACGCCCTGCGCGACGAGGAGGCACCTCACGGGGTCCGCGTCACCACGGTCTATCCGGGCCGCACCGCCACGCCCATGCAGCGCAAGGTGAGGACGCAGGAGGGCGCGGAGTACGATCCCGGCGAGTTCATCGACCCGGCGACCGTCGCCGCCACCGTCCGCTTCGTGCTGGAGGCCCCGCGTGACGCCACGTTGCCCGACGTGAGCGTGCGGCCCGGCCCGCGCTGA
- a CDS encoding HAD family hydrolase yields MKAVLFDLDGTLHDRAATMRAWLSGHVTRHALPDGYAERFVVLDDFGYRPKREVMPLLVREFALTHDPQTLLDDFSSHSLAVPVPMPHAADVLRELRRRGVKVGIVTNGWVEVQTMCLERSGLAPLVDDVVISEGVGVRKPDPAIYTLALHRLGVGAADAWFVGDSPRNDIWGPQQVGLRAALLPTGHPLMEEVPDAVLGDLRDVLRLS; encoded by the coding sequence GTGAAGGCGGTCCTCTTCGACCTCGACGGCACCCTGCACGACCGCGCCGCGACGATGAGGGCCTGGCTGAGCGGCCACGTCACGCGCCACGCCCTCCCGGACGGGTACGCCGAGCGGTTCGTCGTGCTGGACGACTTCGGCTACCGCCCGAAGCGGGAGGTGATGCCCCTCCTCGTGCGCGAGTTCGCCCTGACGCACGACCCGCAGACGCTCCTCGACGATTTCTCGTCCCACTCGCTCGCTGTCCCCGTCCCCATGCCCCACGCGGCGGACGTGCTGCGCGAGTTGCGGCGGCGCGGCGTGAAGGTCGGCATCGTGACGAACGGGTGGGTGGAGGTTCAGACCATGTGCCTCGAACGGAGCGGCCTTGCCCCGCTGGTGGACGACGTGGTGATCAGTGAGGGAGTGGGGGTGCGGAAGCCCGACCCGGCCATCTACACGCTCGCTCTCCACCGTCTCGGCGTGGGTGCGGCGGACGCCTGGTTCGTCGGCGACTCGCCCCGCAACGATATCTGGGGGCCGCAACAGGTCGGATTGCGCGCGGCCCTCCTCCCGACCGGACACCCGCTCATGGAAGAGGTGCCGGACGCGGTGCTGGGGGACTTGCGGGACGTGCTGAGGCTAAGTTGA
- a CDS encoding YwqG family protein produces MQPHLLEALRLRIEQAGVSAHETRLLPHARLAFDLHLNGESDAEVGESRWGGGPDVPEGFEWPRLGRFPMGFVAQINLADLVPDEENPFPQRGLLQFFADMTSDAAHVVLVDADAPLRRADPELDTEWGEMPPHRLRIVPRADLPQWATGDYDEVTADMSEEEQQAYGDAFNVTEGARPGADFAGQLLGHVAGIGHDPRESAFELRELGPSDSFDSDDSEHQSAIQRWRNLATFDSIRSLDFLLGDAGYFGFLIHEDDLERLDFSRVYALLQSS; encoded by the coding sequence ATGCAGCCCCATCTTCTCGAAGCGTTGCGTCTCCGCATCGAACAGGCCGGGGTGTCGGCCCACGAAACGAGGCTCCTGCCCCACGCTCGCCTCGCCTTCGACCTGCATCTGAACGGTGAATCGGACGCTGAGGTGGGCGAGTCACGCTGGGGCGGCGGGCCTGACGTTCCCGAAGGGTTCGAGTGGCCGCGTCTGGGCAGGTTCCCGATGGGTTTCGTGGCGCAGATCAATCTCGCCGACCTCGTGCCCGACGAGGAGAATCCGTTTCCGCAAAGGGGACTGCTGCAATTCTTCGCCGACATGACGAGCGACGCGGCCCACGTCGTCCTCGTGGACGCGGACGCGCCGTTGCGACGCGCCGACCCCGAACTCGACACCGAATGGGGCGAGATGCCGCCGCATCGCCTCCGGATCGTGCCGCGCGCCGACCTGCCGCAGTGGGCGACGGGCGACTACGACGAGGTGACGGCGGACATGAGCGAGGAAGAACAGCAGGCCTATGGGGACGCCTTCAACGTGACCGAGGGTGCCCGCCCCGGTGCTGACTTCGCCGGTCAGCTCCTCGGCCACGTCGCGGGCATCGGCCATGACCCGCGAGAGAGTGCCTTCGAACTGCGTGAACTCGGCCCGTCTGACTCCTTCGACAGCGACGACTCGGAGCATCAGAGTGCTATTCAACGCTGGCGCAACCTCGCCACGTTCGACTCCATCCGCTCCCTCGACTTCCTCCTCGGTGACGCCGGGTACTTCGGCTTCCTCATCCACGAGGACGACTTGGAGAGGCTCGACTTCTCGCGCGTCTATGCCCTGTTGCAGAGTTCCTGA